A DNA window from Planctomycetota bacterium contains the following coding sequences:
- a CDS encoding ATP-dependent Clp protease ATP-binding subunit — translation MYERFTDRARKVMQLANQEAQRFNHEYIGTEHVLLGLIKEGSGVAANVLKNLDIDLRKIRMEVEKLVQSGPDMVTMGKLPQTPRAKKVIEYSMEEARNLNHNYVGTEHILLGLLREQEGVAAQVLMNLGLKLEDVREEVLNLLGHGMEEGGERAGMGGGRQPAGAGAGSSSDPATKGGKSKTPALDSFGRDLTELARQGKLDPVIGREKEIERAIQILCRRTKNNPVLLGEAGVGKTAIVEGFAQRVVDGHVPELLSDRRIVVLDLAMMVAGTKYRGQFEERIKAVMNEVRRAKNTILFIDELHTLVGAGGAEGAIDASNVLKPALARGEIQCIGATTLDEYRKYIEKDSALDRRFQIIMVEPASKTEAVEILKGLRDRYESHHRVQITDEALDSAVELSSRYITGRCLPDKAIDVIDEAGARVRLKAMTKPPDLKEIDDEVERLNKEKEEAVANQDFEKAAALRDQADKLKKKKQSMTRDWREKSREADGVVDGEVVAEVVAKMTGIPLTRMSTEDSQRLMAMEDELHRRVIGQDAAIKSVSKAVRRSRSGLKDPKRPTGCFIFAGPTGVGKTLLAKALAQFMFGDDEALIQIDMSEYMEKHNVSRLIGAPPGYVGFEEGGQLTEKIRRRPYSVVLLDEIEKAHPDVFNMLLQVMEEGRLTDSFGRNVDFRNTILIMTTNAGAEAIKNEAAFGFQKPDGDASYDSMKGRVNERIEKVFRPEFLNRVDDVIVFHHLNVDDLKRVIDIELAKVRERLGERGLKLELTDEAKKFLIKKGSDTDFGARPLRRALENFIEDPVSEELLKGEFEGKDTIQVDCVEVAGKKQLVFKGLVTAEPVASAPATGESA, via the coding sequence ATGTACGAACGTTTCACCGACCGTGCCCGCAAGGTGATGCAGCTGGCCAACCAGGAGGCCCAGCGCTTCAACCACGAGTACATCGGCACCGAGCACGTCCTCCTCGGCCTCATCAAGGAGGGGAGCGGCGTCGCCGCCAACGTCCTCAAGAACCTCGACATCGACCTCCGCAAGATCCGGATGGAGGTCGAGAAGCTCGTCCAGAGCGGCCCCGACATGGTCACGATGGGGAAGCTGCCCCAGACGCCGCGGGCCAAGAAGGTCATCGAGTACTCGATGGAGGAGGCGCGGAACCTCAACCACAACTACGTCGGCACCGAACACATCCTCCTCGGCCTGCTGCGCGAGCAGGAAGGTGTGGCTGCCCAGGTGCTGATGAACCTCGGCCTCAAGCTCGAGGACGTCCGCGAGGAGGTCCTCAATCTCCTCGGCCACGGAATGGAAGAAGGGGGCGAACGGGCCGGGATGGGCGGTGGTCGCCAGCCGGCGGGGGCGGGGGCGGGGAGCAGCAGCGACCCGGCCACCAAGGGGGGCAAGAGCAAGACTCCGGCCCTCGACAGCTTCGGCCGCGACCTCACCGAGCTGGCGCGGCAGGGCAAGCTCGACCCGGTCATCGGCCGTGAGAAGGAGATCGAGCGCGCCATCCAGATCCTCTGCCGCCGGACGAAGAACAACCCAGTCCTCCTCGGCGAGGCCGGCGTCGGCAAGACGGCGATCGTCGAGGGTTTCGCCCAGCGCGTCGTCGACGGCCACGTGCCGGAGCTCCTCTCCGACCGGCGGATCGTCGTCCTCGACCTGGCGATGATGGTCGCCGGGACGAAGTACCGCGGCCAGTTCGAGGAACGGATCAAGGCGGTGATGAACGAGGTCCGCCGCGCCAAGAACACGATCCTGTTCATCGACGAATTGCACACCCTCGTCGGCGCCGGTGGTGCGGAGGGGGCGATCGACGCCTCGAACGTCCTCAAGCCTGCCCTCGCCCGCGGCGAGATCCAGTGCATCGGCGCCACGACGCTCGACGAGTACCGCAAGTACATCGAGAAGGATTCGGCGCTCGATCGCCGGTTCCAGATCATCATGGTCGAGCCGGCCAGCAAGACCGAGGCCGTCGAGATCCTCAAGGGGCTCCGCGATCGCTACGAGAGCCACCACCGCGTCCAGATCACCGACGAGGCGCTGGACAGCGCCGTCGAACTCTCCAGCCGCTACATCACCGGCCGATGCCTTCCCGACAAGGCGATCGACGTCATCGACGAGGCCGGTGCCCGGGTGCGGCTCAAGGCGATGACCAAGCCGCCGGATCTCAAGGAGATCGACGACGAGGTCGAGCGCCTCAACAAGGAGAAGGAGGAGGCGGTCGCCAACCAGGACTTCGAGAAGGCGGCGGCCCTCCGCGACCAGGCCGACAAGCTCAAGAAGAAGAAGCAGTCGATGACCCGCGACTGGCGCGAGAAGTCGCGCGAGGCCGACGGCGTCGTCGACGGCGAGGTCGTGGCCGAGGTCGTCGCCAAGATGACCGGGATCCCGCTGACCCGGATGTCGACGGAAGACAGCCAGCGGCTGATGGCGATGGAGGACGAGCTCCACCGCCGGGTGATCGGCCAGGACGCCGCGATCAAGAGCGTCTCGAAAGCGGTCCGCCGCAGCCGCTCCGGGCTCAAGGACCCGAAACGGCCGACAGGCTGCTTCATCTTCGCCGGGCCGACGGGGGTCGGGAAGACGCTCCTGGCCAAGGCGCTGGCGCAGTTCATGTTCGGCGACGACGAGGCGCTGATCCAGATCGACATGAGCGAGTACATGGAGAAGCACAACGTCAGCCGGCTGATCGGCGCCCCGCCGGGCTACGTCGGCTTCGAGGAGGGGGGGCAGCTCACCGAGAAGATCCGGCGCCGTCCCTACTCGGTCGTCCTCCTCGACGAGATCGAGAAGGCGCATCCCGACGTGTTCAACATGCTGCTGCAGGTGATGGAGGAGGGGCGGCTGACCGACTCGTTCGGTCGGAACGTCGACTTCCGTAACACGATCCTGATCATGACCACCAACGCCGGTGCCGAGGCGATCAAGAACGAAGCGGCGTTCGGATTCCAGAAGCCCGACGGCGACGCCAGTTACGACAGCATGAAGGGGCGCGTCAACGAGCGGATCGAGAAGGTGTTCCGCCCAGAGTTCCTCAACCGCGTCGACGACGTGATCGTGTTCCACCATCTGAACGTCGACGACCTCAAGCGGGTGATCGACATCGAGTTGGCGAAGGTCCGCGAGCGCCTCGGCGAGCGCGGCCTGAAGCTCGAGCTCACCGACGAGGCGAAGAAGTTCCTCATCAAGAAGGGCTCCGACACCGACTTCGGCGCCCGGCCGCTGCGCCGGGCCCTCGAGAACTTCATCGAGGATCCTGTCAGCGAGGAGCTCCTCAAGGGGGAGTTTGAGGGCAAGGACACGATCCAGGTCGACTGCGTCGAGGTGGCCGGCAAGAAGCAGCTCGTGTTCAAGGGGTTGGTCACCGCCGAGCCGGTCGCCAGCGCCCCGGCGACGGGCGAGTCGGCGTAG
- a CDS encoding tetratricopeptide repeat protein — MIPARCPGNPAPGDPAPPFPPEKNAPPTAPAICYGPRPRRPPRLRRDHPMTLLRRLTLVWPGLPGLWLRGSRSGLVLALALAALLDVAIVATFVWSELFDAALVVGLWAAVAAFWGVGTAVGWATFPAALPAAGGVDGEALFQAARDSYLARDWLAAEERLRELLTLSPTDGEAQLLLATLWRRAGRPREARTALEALARSDAGSRWSAEIERERHLILAAETAPAEVSRLPTRQADAAPVRRAA; from the coding sequence ATGATCCCCGCTCGCTGTCCGGGGAACCCGGCCCCCGGCGACCCGGCACCGCCGTTTCCCCCGGAAAAAAACGCCCCCCCTACGGCGCCGGCGATCTGCTATGGTCCCCGCCCCCGTCGCCCGCCCCGGCTCCGCCGTGATCACCCCATGACCCTTCTCCGTCGGCTCACGCTCGTCTGGCCCGGGCTGCCGGGATTGTGGCTGCGCGGAAGCCGCTCCGGGTTGGTGCTGGCGCTGGCGCTGGCGGCCCTGCTCGACGTCGCGATCGTGGCGACGTTCGTGTGGTCGGAACTGTTCGACGCCGCGCTCGTGGTCGGCCTGTGGGCCGCCGTCGCCGCTTTCTGGGGGGTCGGCACGGCGGTCGGATGGGCGACGTTCCCGGCAGCGCTCCCGGCGGCGGGTGGCGTTGACGGCGAGGCGCTGTTCCAGGCCGCCCGCGACTCCTACCTGGCGCGCGACTGGCTGGCGGCCGAGGAGCGGTTGCGGGAACTGCTCACGCTCTCCCCGACCGATGGCGAAGCCCAGTTGTTGCTTGCCACGCTCTGGCGGCGGGCCGGCCGACCGCGCGAGGCCAGAACCGCCCTCGAGGCGCTGGCGCGAAGCGACGCGGGGAGTCGGTGGTCGGCCGAGATCGAGCGCGAACGACACCTGATCCTCGCCGCCGAAACGGCGCCCGCGGAAGTGTCCCGCCTGCCAACCAGGCAGGCCGACGCCGCTCCGGTGCGGCGGGCCGCCTGA
- the thiE gene encoding thiamine phosphate synthase encodes MTTPSPGFPGDAAARLTAANLCVLVDGRDDEIAFARLVADLFGAGVGCVQIRDKRLPTAALLRRVTVAVDLAARGGAQAPLVIVNDRADVATAGAADGVHVGADDLSVAAARALVGPRCLVGRTAHDPDEVTAAWRDGADYVGVGPCYPSATKAFASHASSAFLAAAVRSSPRPVFAIGGITLDRLDALGALGITRVAVAAAITAAPDPARAAAAFLNRLARPAPSPVPPRPEPGEAGCGGA; translated from the coding sequence ATGACGACCCCTTCCCCAGGTTTCCCCGGCGACGCCGCGGCCCGGCTGACTGCCGCGAACCTCTGCGTTCTCGTCGACGGGCGCGACGACGAGATCGCCTTTGCACGCCTCGTCGCCGACCTGTTCGGGGCCGGGGTCGGATGCGTGCAGATCCGCGACAAGCGGCTCCCGACCGCGGCGCTCCTCCGCCGCGTCACGGTGGCGGTCGACCTGGCGGCGCGGGGCGGGGCCCAGGCTCCGCTGGTGATCGTCAACGACCGGGCCGACGTCGCCACGGCGGGCGCGGCCGACGGCGTGCACGTCGGAGCCGACGATCTTTCCGTCGCCGCGGCGCGGGCGTTGGTCGGACCGCGGTGCCTCGTGGGGCGGACCGCGCACGATCCCGACGAGGTCACGGCCGCCTGGCGCGACGGGGCCGACTACGTCGGCGTCGGCCCCTGCTACCCCTCGGCCACCAAGGCGTTCGCGAGCCACGCGTCGTCGGCGTTCCTCGCCGCCGCGGTGCGCTCGAGCCCGCGGCCGGTGTTCGCCATCGGCGGGATCACGCTCGACCGGCTCGACGCCCTGGGAGCGCTGGGGATCACGCGCGTCGCCGTCGCCGCGGCGATCACCGCGGCCCCCGATCCCGCCCGGGCGGCGGCCGCGTTTCTCAACCGGCTGGCGCGACCGGCCCCATCTCCGGTGCCGCCCCGCCCGGAGCCCGGGGAGGCAGGCTGCGGAGGAGCTTGA
- a CDS encoding TlpA family protein disulfide reductase produces the protein MVSARRVVVLGCLLCCGIGVLAGCGEVRAKHPAIGRRVGRLPIVSLADPSRPPPSLAGRVTLLNFWGTWCPPCRRELPGLVRLAGRLSDEPGFQLVAISCGNGGPDDLEELSTETRQFLAAATLSLDAWGDPDGFTRTTFGTAYGFTAFPTTYLIGPDATIVRVWTGYRPADEAEIAAAVIKLLRSLPPRAPGGAAPEMGPVAPAG, from the coding sequence ATGGTATCCGCGCGCCGTGTCGTCGTCCTCGGGTGCCTGCTGTGCTGCGGCATCGGTGTGCTGGCCGGCTGCGGCGAGGTCCGGGCGAAGCATCCCGCCATCGGCCGGCGCGTCGGCCGGCTGCCGATCGTGTCGCTGGCCGACCCGTCGCGGCCCCCACCATCGCTCGCCGGCCGGGTCACGCTGCTCAACTTCTGGGGCACCTGGTGCCCGCCGTGCCGCCGCGAGTTGCCAGGACTCGTCCGCCTCGCCGGCCGGCTCTCCGACGAGCCCGGGTTTCAACTCGTGGCGATCTCCTGCGGCAACGGTGGCCCCGACGACCTCGAGGAGCTGTCGACGGAGACGCGCCAGTTCCTCGCCGCCGCCACGCTGTCGCTCGACGCCTGGGGCGATCCCGACGGATTCACGCGGACGACCTTCGGCACCGCCTACGGCTTCACCGCCTTCCCGACCACCTACCTGATTGGTCCCGACGCCACGATCGTCCGCGTCTGGACCGGCTACCGCCCGGCCGACGAAGCGGAGATCGCCGCTGCCGTGATCAAGCTCCTCCGCAGCCTGCCTCCCCGGGCTCCGGGCGGGGCGGCACCGGAGATGGGGCCGGTCGCGCCAGCCGGTTGA
- the cyaB gene encoding class IV adenylate cyclase, producing MAGCFARTSPQPASTPMPQHSRHPRTTTRRADTIGGKVRERGREGNGAPTVYEVEVKFSVADPAGLRRRLADLGGRPGTPHEQSDRYYAHPCRDFAATDEALRLRRDADRVVVTWKGPRIDAATKTRREIELPLGDAGEDPVTTLGRWHELLAALGFHAVREVRKRRTPFSLEWRGAAVEVALDEVAGLGTFAELEQQADASGLAAARDRLEDLARHLDCGQRERRSYLELLLAGDGRR from the coding sequence ATGGCGGGATGCTTCGCCCGGACCTCGCCGCAGCCGGCCAGCACACCGATGCCGCAGCACAGCAGGCACCCGAGGACGACGACACGGCGCGCGGATACCATCGGCGGAAAAGTCCGGGAACGGGGGCGAGAAGGGAACGGAGCGCCGACAGTGTACGAGGTGGAGGTGAAGTTTTCCGTCGCCGATCCTGCCGGCCTCCGCCGCCGGCTCGCCGACCTCGGCGGTCGCCCCGGCACGCCCCACGAGCAGTCCGACCGCTACTACGCCCATCCCTGCCGTGATTTCGCCGCCACCGACGAGGCGCTGCGCCTCCGCCGCGACGCCGACCGGGTCGTGGTCACCTGGAAAGGGCCGCGGATCGACGCCGCCACGAAGACGCGCCGCGAGATCGAACTGCCCCTGGGCGACGCGGGAGAAGATCCCGTGACCACGCTCGGCCGGTGGCACGAGCTGCTCGCCGCCCTCGGCTTCCACGCCGTCCGCGAGGTCCGCAAGCGGCGGACACCGTTTTCCCTCGAGTGGCGCGGGGCGGCCGTCGAAGTCGCGCTCGACGAGGTCGCGGGCCTGGGCACGTTCGCGGAACTCGAACAGCAGGCCGACGCGAGCGGGTTGGCGGCGGCCCGCGACCGGCTCGAGGATCTCGCCCGCCATCTCGACTGCGGGCAGCGTGAACGGCGCAGCTACCTCGAGCTGCTCCTGGCCGGCGACGGCCGGCGGTGA
- a CDS encoding aspartate 1-decarboxylase — translation MTITLLKSKIHRATVTGASLDYEGSLTIAADLAEQVGLQRYERILVGNLASGQRFETYVILGPAGSGVIELNGATAHRGKKGDKLTIMAFGEFEPKEADRHVPAMIVLGPGNVVAKAQSAPARRRATRPPKPRGA, via the coding sequence ATGACGATCACGCTGCTGAAGTCGAAGATCCACCGTGCGACCGTGACCGGCGCCTCGCTCGACTACGAGGGGAGCCTGACGATCGCCGCCGACCTCGCCGAGCAGGTGGGGCTGCAACGCTACGAGCGGATCCTCGTCGGCAACCTCGCCAGCGGCCAGCGGTTCGAGACCTACGTGATCCTCGGCCCGGCCGGGAGCGGCGTCATCGAGCTCAACGGCGCCACCGCCCATCGCGGCAAGAAGGGGGACAAGCTGACGATCATGGCGTTCGGCGAATTCGAGCCGAAGGAAGCCGATCGCCACGTGCCGGCGATGATCGTCCTCGGCCCGGGAAACGTCGTCGCCAAGGCCCAGTCCGCCCCCGCGCGGCGGCGGGCAACGCGGCCGCCGAAGCCGCGAGGCGCGTGA
- a CDS encoding lactonase family protein: protein MSSTRFFRATVVSVLVGALGAVLAAPAASGADDSGLLVWFGSYTGAPPKAEGISVARFDPATGRLSPVVTAARLKNPSFLARHPALPVLYAVSEVEDADGQRAGSLTALAIDATTGLLTELNHQVTGKSTPCHVSIDRSGRAALAANYGGGSTVCLRIEEDGRLQPLVPGTPGGHLQHVGKSVNPERQAAPHGHSIDPSPDGRFAVSCDLGIDKVLVHALDIGAGTLTFHGSAPVRPGAGPRHFALHPDGTYGYCINELDLTVTAFAWDPAAGSLREFQTLSTLPADVTDRTGFSTAEIAIHPSGKFLYGSNRGHDSIAIYAIDDASGRLTFRGVEPIRGRTPRNFAIDPSGRWLLAAGQDSHTVTVFGIDRQTGALEFTGQSVPVPAPVCVLFDTPR, encoded by the coding sequence ATGTCGTCCACCCGCTTCTTTCGGGCTACCGTCGTGTCCGTGCTCGTCGGCGCTCTCGGCGCCGTGCTCGCGGCCCCGGCCGCATCCGGCGCCGACGACTCAGGGTTGCTCGTCTGGTTCGGCAGCTACACCGGCGCCCCGCCGAAGGCGGAGGGGATCTCGGTGGCCCGGTTCGATCCCGCCACCGGCCGGCTGTCGCCGGTCGTCACCGCCGCCCGCCTCAAGAACCCCTCGTTCCTCGCCCGCCACCCGGCGCTGCCGGTGCTATACGCGGTGTCGGAGGTCGAGGATGCCGACGGCCAGCGCGCCGGCAGCCTCACGGCGCTGGCGATCGACGCGACGACCGGGCTGCTGACGGAGCTCAATCACCAGGTGACCGGGAAATCGACCCCGTGCCACGTCTCGATCGATCGCTCCGGCCGGGCCGCGCTGGCCGCCAACTACGGCGGCGGCAGCACCGTCTGCCTGCGGATCGAAGAGGACGGCCGGCTGCAGCCTCTCGTTCCGGGCACGCCTGGCGGTCACCTCCAGCATGTCGGCAAGAGCGTCAACCCCGAGCGGCAGGCGGCGCCCCACGGCCATTCGATCGATCCGTCCCCCGACGGGCGGTTCGCGGTCTCCTGCGACCTCGGCATCGACAAGGTGCTCGTCCACGCCCTCGACATCGGCGCCGGCACGCTCACCTTCCATGGCAGCGCCCCGGTCCGGCCGGGGGCGGGGCCGCGTCATTTCGCGCTCCATCCCGACGGCACGTACGGCTACTGCATCAACGAGCTCGACCTCACGGTCACCGCCTTCGCCTGGGACCCGGCGGCAGGATCGCTGCGGGAGTTCCAGACGCTGTCGACGCTCCCCGCCGACGTCACCGACAGGACGGGGTTCTCGACCGCGGAGATCGCGATCCATCCGTCGGGGAAGTTCCTCTACGGGTCCAACCGCGGCCACGATTCGATCGCCATCTACGCGATCGACGATGCCAGCGGCCGGCTCACGTTCCGCGGAGTCGAGCCGATCCGTGGCCGGACGCCGCGGAACTTCGCCATCGATCCCTCCGGCCGCTGGCTCCTGGCCGCCGGTCAGGACTCCCACACGGTGACCGTGTTCGGGATCGACCGGCAGACCGGTGCGCTGGAGTTCACCGGCCAGTCGGTGCCGGTGCCGGCACCGGTGTGCGTGCTGTTCGACACGCCGCGCTGA
- a CDS encoding MFS transporter translates to MTAAGRREARNTLALETYQIVVRVGWIFKTETIIMPAVLDAVVDSGLLRGLLPVLNRGGQSLPPLLAAGFIGRLPVKKWALARTSLAMAACFLLLAAAWQPLAATRPDLLAGLFLAVYALFSATNGLNQLVLAALQGKLISPGNRGRALVVGVALGSVAAILAGAACLGRWLEEADGFPKIFAATGAFFALAALVPPWLDEPADGPPRRPPPGRWPAAVRGWVAEQAGLLRRDPALVRLSLVAACFAAVLILFPHYQAFARDRLGTAIGSLLTWVLVQNAATGAASLVAGPFSDRRGTRLVLVWLVALSSLTPLVVIALGRLEPGAAAGWFWVVYVPLGLNPISLKIFTHYALELAPEPRDHARYVSLVGVALALPFVLSPLVGMAVDRVGFGPVFAAGFAVIGIGALLALGLPEPRHRRGDCQEGGRCLR, encoded by the coding sequence ATGACCGCCGCCGGCCGCCGCGAGGCGCGCAACACCCTGGCCCTCGAGACCTACCAGATCGTCGTCCGCGTCGGGTGGATCTTCAAGACCGAGACGATCATCATGCCCGCCGTGCTCGACGCGGTGGTCGACTCGGGGCTGCTGCGCGGCCTGCTGCCGGTGCTCAACCGCGGCGGGCAGAGCCTTCCGCCCCTGCTCGCCGCGGGCTTCATCGGTCGCCTGCCGGTGAAGAAGTGGGCCCTGGCCCGGACGAGCCTGGCGATGGCCGCCTGCTTCCTCCTCCTCGCCGCGGCGTGGCAGCCGCTGGCGGCGACGCGACCGGACCTCCTGGCGGGGCTGTTCCTCGCCGTCTACGCGCTGTTTTCGGCCACCAACGGCCTCAATCAGCTCGTCCTCGCGGCCCTCCAGGGGAAGTTGATATCCCCCGGCAACCGCGGTCGGGCCCTGGTCGTCGGGGTCGCGCTGGGGAGCGTGGCGGCGATCCTGGCCGGGGCCGCCTGCCTCGGGCGGTGGCTCGAGGAGGCTGACGGGTTTCCCAAGATCTTCGCCGCCACCGGCGCCTTCTTCGCGCTGGCGGCGTTGGTGCCCCCGTGGCTCGACGAGCCGGCCGACGGGCCGCCGCGGCGACCGCCGCCGGGGCGCTGGCCGGCGGCGGTGCGCGGGTGGGTCGCCGAGCAGGCCGGGTTGCTGCGCCGCGACCCGGCCCTGGTGCGCTTGTCGCTCGTGGCGGCATGCTTCGCCGCCGTGCTGATCCTCTTCCCCCACTACCAGGCCTTCGCCCGTGACAGGCTCGGCACGGCGATCGGCAGCCTGCTGACCTGGGTCTTGGTGCAGAACGCCGCCACCGGCGCGGCGAGTCTCGTCGCCGGTCCGTTCTCCGACCGGCGCGGCACCCGGCTGGTGCTGGTGTGGCTGGTGGCGCTGTCGTCGCTGACCCCGCTGGTCGTGATCGCCCTGGGGAGGCTCGAGCCGGGGGCGGCGGCGGGATGGTTCTGGGTGGTCTACGTGCCGTTGGGACTCAATCCGATCTCGCTCAAGATCTTCACCCATTACGCGCTGGAGCTGGCGCCGGAGCCGCGCGACCACGCCCGCTACGTGAGCCTCGTGGGCGTCGCGTTGGCGCTGCCGTTCGTGCTGTCGCCGCTGGTGGGGATGGCCGTCGACCGGGTCGGCTTCGGGCCCGTGTTCGCCGCCGGCTTCGCCGTGATCGGTATCGGGGCCCTTCTGGCCCTGGGGCTGCCCGAGCCGCGGCACCGCCGCGGCGATTGCCAGGAGGGGGGGCGCTGCCTCCGCTGA
- the lpxB gene encoding lipid-A-disaccharide synthase yields the protein MRVFVSAGEPSGDHHAACLVRALRERHPDVECIGLGGPGLAAAGATLLADMTALAVMWFGRALLNLPRFVELARRAERSFIDRRPDVVVVVDFPGFHWWLAWRAKRHGIPVVFYCPPQIWAWGSWRVGKLRRLVDHVLAALPFEHDWFTAHGVRSTLVGHPFFDAPPPRRAPDGAVPLLLLLPGSRRQEIDANLGSLLEAARKVRGRIAAVRVVVGALHERHAELIAARAGTDVEIVAGRSRELMTEAAAAIAVSGSVSLELLSARVPTVIVYRISRLAYVVQSFFRHARWITLVNLLAVDDPIGPVRPVWRAPVGVPAADPAALFPEYLAVDDPAPRVADHVVGWLADPAARLRTVERLDAVARGVERPGSAARAADAVLAIARGTTAAAPPPARRSGRRAA from the coding sequence ATGCGCGTCTTCGTCTCGGCGGGGGAGCCGTCGGGGGACCATCACGCCGCCTGCCTCGTCCGCGCGCTGCGCGAGCGCCATCCGGACGTCGAGTGCATCGGTCTCGGCGGGCCCGGCCTGGCCGCCGCCGGCGCGACGCTGCTGGCCGACATGACCGCCCTGGCGGTGATGTGGTTCGGCCGCGCGCTGCTCAACCTCCCGCGCTTCGTCGAACTCGCCCGCCGCGCCGAGCGGAGCTTCATCGATCGGCGTCCCGACGTCGTCGTCGTCGTCGATTTCCCCGGCTTCCACTGGTGGCTGGCGTGGCGGGCCAAGCGGCACGGGATCCCCGTGGTCTTCTACTGCCCGCCGCAGATCTGGGCCTGGGGCAGCTGGCGGGTCGGGAAGCTCCGCCGCCTCGTCGACCACGTCTTGGCGGCGCTGCCGTTCGAACACGACTGGTTCACGGCCCACGGGGTCCGCTCGACGCTCGTCGGGCATCCGTTCTTCGACGCCCCGCCGCCGCGCCGCGCCCCCGACGGCGCGGTCCCGCTGCTGCTCCTCCTCCCCGGATCACGGCGCCAGGAGATCGACGCCAACCTCGGCAGCCTCCTCGAGGCGGCGCGGAAGGTGCGGGGGCGGATCGCCGCGGTGCGCGTCGTCGTCGGCGCCCTCCACGAACGCCACGCGGAACTGATCGCCGCGCGCGCGGGAACCGACGTCGAGATCGTCGCCGGGCGATCGCGGGAGTTGATGACCGAGGCCGCGGCGGCGATCGCGGTCAGCGGCTCGGTGTCGCTGGAGCTGCTCTCGGCCCGGGTGCCGACCGTGATCGTCTACCGGATCAGCCGGCTGGCCTACGTCGTCCAGAGCTTCTTCCGCCACGCGCGCTGGATCACGCTGGTCAATCTCCTCGCGGTCGACGATCCGATCGGGCCGGTGCGGCCCGTCTGGCGGGCACCGGTCGGGGTGCCGGCGGCGGACCCGGCGGCGCTGTTTCCCGAGTATCTCGCGGTCGACGATCCGGCGCCGCGCGTCGCCGACCACGTCGTCGGCTGGCTCGCCGACCCGGCGGCACGGCTCCGGACCGTCGAGCGGCTCGACGCCGTCGCCCGCGGCGTGGAGCGACCCGGTTCCGCCGCACGAGCCGCCGACGCGGTGCTGGCGATCGCGCGGGGGACCACCGCGGCGGCGCCGCCGCCTGCGCGCCGCTCCGGCCGGCGGGCGGCATAA
- a CDS encoding peptidase produces the protein MQLAQPQPTPYDLQFSLAGIPVRVSAWFWPVTALFGWGLCQALTDEPRQALGLLVLWEIVVLLSIILHEMGHALAFRAFGQPAAVVIYHFGGLAIPYGGGHRGARSPLQRLLVAAAGPAAQLALAAAVVAVLRALGRAVPFPLEWLGERLGLFAGERPGSLVGFAIVMFLLEVNILWPLINLVPVPPLDGGQIAREGLAVLGIADAARIAAGIGTVAGGAMAWWCWREGQWFMAMLFASLAMSCWQSLQQGGPRWPRRV, from the coding sequence ATGCAACTCGCCCAGCCGCAGCCCACGCCCTACGACCTGCAGTTCTCCCTGGCCGGAATCCCCGTGCGCGTGTCGGCCTGGTTCTGGCCGGTCACGGCGCTGTTCGGCTGGGGGCTGTGCCAGGCCCTCACCGACGAGCCGCGCCAAGCGCTGGGCCTGCTGGTGCTGTGGGAGATCGTCGTCCTGCTCTCGATCATCCTCCACGAGATGGGGCACGCGCTGGCCTTCCGGGCGTTCGGCCAACCGGCGGCCGTGGTGATCTACCATTTCGGCGGCCTGGCGATCCCGTACGGGGGTGGACACCGCGGCGCACGCAGCCCGCTGCAACGCCTTCTCGTCGCCGCCGCCGGACCCGCCGCCCAGCTCGCCCTGGCCGCCGCGGTCGTCGCGGTGCTCCGGGCGCTCGGTCGGGCGGTGCCGTTTCCACTGGAGTGGCTCGGGGAGCGGCTCGGCCTGTTCGCCGGCGAGCGGCCCGGCTCACTGGTCGGCTTCGCGATCGTGATGTTCCTCCTCGAGGTCAACATCCTCTGGCCGCTGATCAACCTCGTGCCCGTGCCGCCGCTCGACGGCGGTCAGATCGCCCGTGAGGGACTCGCCGTGCTGGGGATCGCCGACGCCGCCCGGATCGCCGCCGGGATCGGGACGGTGGCCGGCGGGGCGATGGCCTGGTGGTGCTGGCGGGAAGGGCAGTGGTTCATGGCGATGCTGTTCGCGTCGCTGGCGATGTCGTGCTGGCAGTCGCTCCAGCAGGGAGGCCCACGGTGGCCGCGCCGGGTGTGA